The following proteins come from a genomic window of Asterias amurensis chromosome 15, ASM3211899v1:
- the LOC139948380 gene encoding hyalin-like, with the protein MRNVDPSMAVANVTWLPLPSANDTVEGPIDFTNIVCWDHLGNIVMSGDGFPVGLTIVTCRANDTVPNEGACDFNITIIDSEAPFVYCPADIPLIYVDQGMANASVTWIPLPTANDTVDGPINATSIVCSDDLGNVVKSDDRFQVRLTMVTCRVNDSASLEGMCQFNITVEDNEPPTVSCPDHIVDLSDLGMPGALIPWIPLPTASDNLDVINRASIVCTDDSGTVVMSGNLFGVGLTTVTCQVNDTALNEGSCNFTIAISDNESPNVTCPMNVSTVVDSGSSAATILWVPTPSAVDNIDTIDPASIICVDNYGSIVMSGDQYPANLTTVTCQVNDTQQNEGSCSFTIAVSDNESPNVTCPMNVSAVVDSGSAVATILWEPTPSAVDNIDTIDPASIICVDNSGSIVMSGGQYPANLTTVTCQVNDTQQNEGSCSFTIAVSDNESPNVTCPMNVSAVVDSGSAVATILWEPTPSAVDNIDTIDPASIICVDNSGSIVTSGGQYPANLTTVTCQVNDTQQNEGSCSFTIAVSDNESPNVTCPMNVSAVVDSGSSVATILWVPTPSAVDNIDTIDPASIICVDNSGSIVTSGGQYPATLTTVTCQVNDTQQNEGSCSFTIAVSDNESPNVTCPMNVSAVVDSGSSVATILWVPTPSAVDNIDTIDPASIICVDNSGSIVTSGGQYPANLTTVTCQVNDTQQNEGSCSFTIAVSDNESPNVTCPMNVSAVVDSGSAVATILWEPTPSAVDNIDTIDPTSIICVDNSGSIVTSGGQYPANLTTVTCQVNDTQQNEGSCSFTITVSDNESPNVTCPMNVSAVVDSGSSVATILWELTPSAVDNIDTIDPASIICVDNSGSIVTSGGQYPAILTTVTCQVNDTQQNEGSCSFTIAVSDNESPNVTCPMNVSAVVDSGSSVATILWELTPSAVDNIDTIDPASIICVDNSGSIVMSGGQYPATLTTVTCQVNDTQQNEGSCSFTIAVSAQWWILDQQLPLSFGYQPHRPLITLIPSTLQVSFVWTTLGVS; encoded by the exons ACAGCGAAGCTCCATTTGTCTACTGTCCGGCTGATATCCCATTGATATATGTGGACCAAGGAATGGCGAACGCTAGTGTGACTTGGATACCATTGCCAACCGCCAATGATACTGTTGATGGTCCCATTAATGCAACCAGTATTGTATGTTCTGACGATCTTGGCAATGTAGTGAAGTCAGATGACAGATTTCAAGTACGTTTAACGATGGTGACTTGCAGAGTGAATGATTCCGCATCTCTAGAAGGAATGTGCCAGTTTAACATCACAGTTGAAG ATAATGAACCTCCGACTGTCAGCTGCCCTGACCACATTGTCGATCTCTCAGATCTTGGAATGCCGGGAGCTTTAATCCCATGGATCCCACTGCCAACAGCCTCCGACAATCTCGATGTCATTAATCGGGCATCTATCGTCTGCACAGACGATTCAGGCACGGTTGTGATGTCAGGCAACTTGTTTGGAGTTGGCTTGACAACAGTGACCTGCCAGGTGAACGACACAGCGTTAAACGAAGGCTCCTGCAACTTCACCATCGCAATTTCTG ACAATGAATCTCCAAATGTTACCTGTCCGATGAATGTTAGCACAGTAGTGGATTCTGGATCATCAGCTGCCACTATCCTTTGGGTACCAACCCCATCGGCCGTTGATAACATTGATACCATCGACCCTGCAAGTATCATTTGTGTGGACAACTATGGGAGTATCGTGATGTCGGGCGACCAGTACCCAGCAAACTTAACAACAGTAACATGCCAAGTAAATGACACTCAACAAAATGAAGGATCGTGCAGTTTCACCATCGCAGTTTCTG ACAATGAATCTCCAAATGTTACCTGTCCGATGAATGTTAGCGCAGTAGTGGATTCTGGATCAGCAGTTGCCACTATCCTTTGGGAACCAACCCCATCGGCTGTTGATAACATTGATACCATTGACCCTGCAAGTATCATTTGTGTGGACAACTCTGGGAGTATCGTGATGTCTGGCGGCCAGTACCCAGCAAACTTAACAACAGTAACATGCCAAGTAAATGACACTCAACAAAATGAAGGATCCTGCAGTTTCACCATCGCAGTTTCTG ACAATGAATCTCCAAATGTTACCTGTCCGATGAATGTTAGCGCAGTAGTGGATTCTGGATCAGCAGTTGCCACTATCCTTTGGGAACCAACCCCATCGGCCGTTGATAACATTGATACCATCGACCCTGCAAGTATCATTTGTGTGGACAACTCTGGGAGTATCGTGACATCGGGCGGCCAGTACCCAGCAAACTTAACAACAGTAACATGCCAAGTAAATGACACTCAACAAAATGAAGGCTCCTGCAGTTTCACCATCGCAGTTTCTG ACAATGAATCTCCAAATGTTACCTGTCCGATGAATGTTAGCGCAGTAGTGGATTCTGGATCATCAGTTGCCACTATCCTTTGGGTACCAACCCCATCGGCCGTTGATAACATTGATACCATTGACCCTGCAAGTATCATTTGTGTGGACAACTCTGGGAGTATCGTGACGTCTGGCGGCCAGTACCCAGCGACCTTAACAACAGTAACATGCCAAGTAAATGACACTCAACAAAATGAAGGATCGTGCAGTTTCACCATCGCAGTTTCTG ACAATGAATCTCCAAATGTTACCTGTCCGATGAATGTTAGCGCAGTAGTGGATTCTGGATCATCAGTTGCCACTATTCTTTGGGTACCAACCCCATCTGCCGTTGATAACATCGATACCATCGACCCTGCAAGTATCATTTGTGTGGACAACTCTGGGAGTATCGTGACGTCTGGCGGCCAGTACCCAGCAAACTTAACAACCGTAACATGCCAAGTAAATGACACTCAACAAAATGAAGGATCCTGCAGTTTCACCATCGCAGTTTCTG ACAATGAATCTCCAAATGTTACCTGTCCGATGAATGTTAGCGCAGTAGTGGATTCTGGATCAGCAGTTGCCACTATCCTTTGGGAACCAACCCCATCGGCCGTTGATAACATTGATACCATCGACCCTACAAGTATCATTTGTGTGGACAACTCTGGGAGTATCGTGACATCGGGCGGCCAGTACCCAGCAAACTTAACAACAGTAACATGCCAAGTAAATGACACTCAACAAAATGAAGGCTCCTGCAGTTTCACCATCACAGTTTCTG ACAATGAATCTCCAAATGTTACCTGTCCGATGAATGTTAGCGCAGTAGTGGATTCTGGATCATCAGTTGCCACTATCCTTTGGGAACTAACCCCATCGGCCGTTGATAACATTGATACCATTGACCCTGCAAGTATCATTTGTGTGGACAACTCTGGGAGTATTGTGACGTCTGGCGGCCAGTACCCAGCAATCTTAACAACAGTAACATGCCAAGTAAATGACACTCAACAAAATGAAGGATCGTGCAGTTTCACCATCGCAGTTTCTG ACAATGAATCTCCAAATGTTACCTGTCCGATGAATGTTAGCGCAGTAGTGGATTCTGGATCATCAGTTGCCACTATCCTTTGGGAACTAACCCCATCGGCCGTTGATAACATTGATACCATTGACCCTGCAAGTATCATTTGTGTGGACAACTCTGGGAGTATTGTGATGTCTGGCGGCCAGTACCCAGCGACCTTAACAACAGTAACATGCCAAGTAAATGACACTCAACAAAATGAAGGATCCTGCAGTTTCACCATCGCAGTTTCTG CACAGTGGTGGATTCTGGATCAGCAGTTGCCACTATCTTTTGGGTACCAACCCCATCGGCCGTTGATAACATTGATACCATCGACCCTGCAAGTATCATTTGTGTGGACAACTCTGGGAGTATCGTGA